Proteins encoded by one window of Novipirellula artificiosorum:
- a CDS encoding DUF1501 domain-containing protein, with protein sequence MKNDFLCSGPHLARRTFLKRAGVGSVALAALMQDETASASVLPHHAPRIKRVIHLCMAGGPSQFETFDYKPELARLDGKPMPESLTKGQPIAQLQNAALNVMGPQHPFVRHGKCGMEMSTVFQHIGDLADDMCVIKSMHTEQINHDPAHTFFNTGTVISGRPSMGSWVMYGLGAETKDLPGFVVLTSEGGGQSQPISSRQWHSGFLPSRFQGVQMHSTGNPVHYVGNPAGVGKKQQREIVDAVSQINLHRNEALEDPEIATRIGAYEMAFRMQTSVPELTDLSSEPPKIVDMYGCTPGDGSFNSNCLLARRLAERGVRFIQLYHRGWDHHGGVKRGVAKTASLVDQGTAALVKDLKQRGMLEETLIVWGGEFGRTPMAQGDGRDHHIKGFCIWLAGGGVRAGMTYGSTDELGYNAVENPVHIRDFHATMLHLLGIDHDRFTYKFQGLDFKLTGVKPAKVIKDILA encoded by the coding sequence ATGAAAAACGACTTCCTTTGCAGCGGTCCTCACTTAGCTCGGCGTACCTTTCTCAAACGCGCCGGAGTAGGGTCGGTGGCACTCGCTGCGCTTATGCAGGACGAGACCGCATCGGCTTCGGTCCTTCCGCATCACGCGCCTCGTATCAAGCGAGTGATCCACCTCTGTATGGCAGGTGGTCCAAGTCAGTTTGAGACTTTTGACTACAAGCCTGAACTCGCCCGACTCGATGGAAAGCCGATGCCGGAGTCGCTGACCAAAGGCCAGCCGATCGCCCAGCTGCAGAATGCGGCTCTCAATGTCATGGGACCCCAGCACCCGTTTGTCCGACACGGAAAGTGCGGGATGGAAATGTCAACCGTGTTCCAACACATTGGTGACTTGGCCGATGACATGTGCGTCATTAAGTCCATGCATACCGAGCAAATCAATCACGACCCTGCACATACCTTTTTCAACACCGGAACCGTGATCAGCGGTCGTCCTTCGATGGGATCGTGGGTGATGTATGGACTTGGTGCCGAAACCAAGGACTTGCCGGGCTTTGTTGTTTTGACGAGTGAAGGAGGCGGCCAAAGCCAACCGATCAGCTCTCGGCAATGGCACTCCGGTTTTTTGCCAAGCCGTTTCCAAGGTGTGCAAATGCACTCGACCGGCAATCCTGTTCATTACGTCGGCAATCCGGCTGGAGTCGGTAAGAAACAGCAGCGAGAGATTGTGGATGCGGTTTCTCAAATTAACTTGCATCGTAACGAGGCACTCGAAGATCCTGAGATCGCAACGCGAATCGGTGCTTATGAAATGGCGTTCCGAATGCAGACTTCAGTTCCCGAATTGACCGATCTTTCGTCGGAACCACCAAAGATCGTCGACATGTACGGATGCACTCCGGGCGATGGATCCTTCAATAGCAATTGTTTATTGGCTCGACGGTTGGCGGAGCGCGGTGTCCGGTTCATCCAGCTCTACCATCGTGGTTGGGATCACCACGGCGGCGTCAAGCGCGGAGTCGCGAAGACGGCGTCCTTAGTGGACCAAGGGACGGCGGCGCTCGTAAAAGATCTCAAACAACGCGGCATGCTCGAGGAAACACTGATCGTTTGGGGTGGCGAATTTGGACGCACGCCGATGGCTCAAGGCGACGGACGTGACCATCACATTAAGGGTTTCTGCATATGGCTCGCTGGAGGAGGTGTCCGCGCCGGAATGACTTACGGGTCCACCGACGAGCTCGGATACAACGCGGTCGAGAATCCGGTTCACATTCGCGACTTCCACGCGACGATGCTGCACCTGTTGGGTATTGACCATGACCGCTTTACCTACAAGTTCCAAGGACTCGATTTCAAGCTAACGGGGGTAAAACCCGCGAAGGTGATTAAAGACATCTTGGCGTAA
- a CDS encoding DUF1553 domain-containing protein: MTLTKVAFSMISWLAILPLAAASERPISFNRDIRPILSDRCFACHGPDAETVEGGLRLDLPLEAIDAGAISPGNADESEMFRRILSDDEDEKMPPTHVHKPLDEGQIELIRRWIHEGAKYQPHWAYTPLRRGEIPSVQDTHWVRNDLDRFVLSKLEQIGVEPSPPADSVTLIRRLAFDLTGLPPTSTEVNAFAGASSEQAYQDLVRRFLDSPRFGERMAIYWLDLVRYADTVGYHGDQNVSQSPYRDYVIHAFNNGLPYDQFVREQLAGDLLPNPTIDQLVASGYNRLNQTTEEGGAQSKEYLAIYFADRVRNVSQVFMGATLGCAQCHDHKYDPYTSKDFYALGAFFADLEEKGVYSARVRPPEIPVPSAAEQKALDETQAKIDKATETLQSLKRQLLKTQAEWERGAVASLSDTHEAIVNVWIDDAQDTGGESSGTWNFVASDKAPVHSGQSSRIQSGDGIVQHYFVDAEKSVTVEADMQLWAWVYLDPNTPPRSVMLQFHDGHSWDHRAAWGTDDINYGRRPEDWNGYRRRGGLPELGKWVRLEVDAAEVGFKPGDTIAGMAFTQFEGAAVWDDAGWNHRQGMPTRIAEILSSDPSDRDPAQSKQLSDYYLSVSPSLVELNAVLDRLQTEQRAILESATTTVVSRAVSPRPVRLLRRGDWMDDTGEIVEPAIPEFLGSLDVAGRPATRLDLANWLCQSDNVLSSRTMVNRLWYLMFGRGLCESIDDFGGQGSFPSHPELLDYLAVEFVESNWNIKHIMELIANSSVYRQSSKPSPNLRSTDPYNEWFARQGRFRISAEMVRDNALLLSGLLVEQIGGPSTRPYQPSGYYDQLNFPRRQYVADKGPDQYRRGVYTHWQRTFLHPMLKAFDAPSREECTAMRSRSNTPLQALTLLNDPTFVEAARALAARIMREGGSSVDEKIGWSHLEVLSRKVDSFVADELRQIYLDHRVHYEEHAQQAKDLVSIGDSPVAEDLDTTELAAWTGVARVLLNLQETIMRY, encoded by the coding sequence ATGACTTTGACAAAAGTTGCGTTTTCCATGATCAGTTGGCTGGCGATCCTCCCGCTGGCCGCGGCGAGCGAACGTCCGATCTCGTTCAACCGCGACATTCGCCCGATCCTTTCCGATCGATGCTTTGCCTGTCATGGTCCCGATGCCGAAACCGTCGAGGGCGGTTTAAGGTTGGATTTGCCCCTCGAAGCGATCGATGCGGGAGCCATCTCGCCGGGAAACGCCGACGAGAGTGAGATGTTTCGCCGGATTCTGTCGGATGACGAAGACGAGAAGATGCCTCCGACGCACGTTCACAAGCCGCTTGATGAAGGACAAATTGAGCTCATCCGGCGCTGGATTCATGAAGGTGCCAAGTATCAACCGCACTGGGCTTACACGCCGCTTCGACGGGGCGAAATTCCTAGCGTGCAGGACACCCATTGGGTTCGAAACGATCTGGACCGGTTTGTTTTGTCAAAATTGGAGCAAATCGGCGTCGAACCCTCCCCCCCTGCCGATTCGGTCACCTTGATTCGACGACTTGCGTTCGACTTAACCGGTTTGCCTCCGACAAGCACCGAAGTGAACGCGTTTGCGGGTGCCTCCTCCGAGCAAGCGTATCAGGATCTTGTCCGACGGTTTCTTGACTCGCCCCGCTTTGGCGAACGGATGGCGATCTATTGGCTCGACTTGGTTCGCTATGCGGACACGGTGGGTTACCACGGTGATCAGAACGTGTCGCAATCGCCCTATCGCGACTATGTGATCCATGCATTCAACAACGGTCTGCCCTACGATCAATTTGTGCGTGAGCAACTCGCTGGTGACTTGTTACCTAACCCGACGATCGATCAATTGGTTGCATCGGGGTACAATCGGTTGAATCAAACGACCGAAGAGGGGGGGGCGCAATCAAAAGAGTACCTGGCGATCTACTTTGCCGATCGTGTTCGCAACGTTTCGCAAGTGTTCATGGGGGCGACCCTCGGTTGTGCTCAATGTCATGACCACAAGTATGATCCATACACCTCGAAAGATTTTTATGCACTCGGTGCGTTCTTTGCGGATCTCGAGGAAAAAGGTGTGTATTCGGCCCGCGTTCGGCCACCAGAGATCCCGGTTCCCTCTGCGGCGGAGCAGAAAGCACTCGACGAAACGCAGGCCAAGATTGACAAGGCTACGGAAACGTTGCAGTCACTCAAGCGGCAGTTGCTGAAAACACAAGCCGAGTGGGAGCGGGGCGCGGTGGCGTCGCTCAGCGACACTCACGAGGCGATTGTGAACGTTTGGATCGATGACGCCCAAGATACCGGCGGTGAAAGTTCAGGCACGTGGAATTTTGTTGCCTCCGACAAAGCTCCCGTGCACAGCGGGCAGTCTTCTCGGATCCAATCGGGCGACGGGATCGTCCAGCATTACTTTGTTGATGCTGAGAAATCGGTCACGGTTGAGGCGGACATGCAATTGTGGGCCTGGGTTTATCTCGATCCAAACACTCCACCCCGCTCCGTGATGTTGCAATTTCATGATGGCCATTCATGGGATCACCGAGCGGCATGGGGGACGGACGATATCAACTACGGCCGCAGGCCGGAAGATTGGAACGGATATCGGCGTCGAGGTGGCTTGCCTGAACTTGGCAAATGGGTGCGATTGGAGGTCGATGCCGCCGAGGTCGGTTTCAAACCAGGCGATACCATCGCTGGCATGGCGTTTACGCAATTTGAAGGTGCGGCAGTTTGGGATGACGCGGGCTGGAATCACAGGCAAGGCATGCCAACTCGAATTGCCGAAATCCTCTCGTCCGACCCATCCGATCGAGACCCAGCTCAGAGCAAGCAACTGAGCGACTACTATTTGTCGGTTTCGCCATCCTTGGTCGAGTTGAATGCTGTGCTTGATCGGTTGCAAACGGAGCAGCGGGCGATCTTGGAAAGTGCTACGACGACCGTGGTCAGCCGCGCGGTTAGCCCCCGGCCGGTACGCCTTTTGCGCCGCGGTGATTGGATGGATGATACGGGTGAGATTGTCGAACCGGCAATTCCTGAATTTTTGGGCTCGCTTGACGTAGCGGGACGACCGGCGACTCGGTTGGACCTCGCCAACTGGCTTTGTCAAAGCGATAACGTGTTGTCCTCGCGAACCATGGTCAATCGGTTGTGGTATTTGATGTTCGGACGAGGGCTCTGTGAGAGCATCGATGACTTTGGTGGTCAAGGTTCGTTCCCGAGTCATCCCGAGCTGCTCGACTATCTCGCCGTCGAGTTCGTCGAGTCAAACTGGAACATCAAGCATATCATGGAGTTGATCGCAAACAGTTCCGTCTATCGTCAATCGTCCAAGCCAAGTCCGAATCTGCGAAGCACCGATCCCTACAACGAATGGTTTGCTCGTCAGGGTCGATTTCGCATCAGTGCCGAGATGGTTCGTGACAATGCACTGTTGTTAAGCGGCCTGTTGGTGGAGCAGATCGGCGGACCGAGCACCCGACCGTATCAGCCCAGTGGGTATTACGACCAATTGAACTTTCCCCGTCGTCAGTACGTGGCAGACAAGGGCCCCGACCAATATCGGCGCGGCGTCTACACGCATTGGCAGCGAACATTTTTGCATCCGATGCTGAAGGCCTTTGATGCACCAAGCCGTGAAGAATGCACGGCCATGCGTTCGCGATCCAACACTCCGCTGCAGGCGTTAACGTTGCTCAACGATCCAACCTTCGTCGAAGCAGCTCGCGCCCTCGCCGCGCGGATCATGCGTGAAGGTGGATCGTCGGTCGACGAGAAGATCGGCTGGTCACATCTGGAGGTGCTTTCTCGAAAAGTTGATTCCTTTGTCGCAGACGAACTGCGGCAGATCTACCTCGACCATCGTGTGCACTATGAAGAACACGCGCAGCAAGCGAAGGATCTGGTTTCGATTGGCGATTCGCCCGTTGCCGAGGATCTCGATACCACCGAACTGGCTGCCTGGACCGGTGTGGCACGTGTGCTGCTGAACCTACAAGAAACCATCATGCGTTATTGA
- a CDS encoding sulfatase: MKRFHLAATMLLCLVFASSTHARSPNFILILTDDHGWSQMSESMDPEVADARSLYLETPNMVRLMREGMRFTSGYSPAPLCTPTRRSILCGTSTARSGPEFKSQWIPKDHATIPKSLKESNANYRCAHFGKWGENMVSTPEECGYDRSDGMTGNKTGGMPSSLGVVGSHDDGPPHFIDNEDPKRTSSITTRAIEFMDDQVKADLPFFVQVSYYAQHLSVVTSAKTLEKYGAKGVPDRRYPPAWAAMLDELDAGVGRLVDTVTKLGIEKNTYIFFTADNGGRGSIPGGDDELPPTNLPLTGAKHSLYEGGIRVPFVARGPNIPAGSVCRVPVVGYDFLPTFLDLAGGDVSRLSDEIDGVSIRKLLVRSNKSSLARPSGAIFFHRPDKLFSAIRTNEQKLMLFWKRNGEVDRHELFDLASNPTEEGNDVSGEQADRAAALQEKLQGYLRSVDAGKPKQVVQKKRSAPGITPTNQIAPDLNR; this comes from the coding sequence ATGAAACGGTTCCACCTCGCTGCAACGATGCTGCTCTGTCTTGTGTTCGCTTCATCCACGCACGCGAGATCACCCAATTTTATTCTGATTTTGACGGACGACCATGGTTGGAGCCAAATGTCCGAGTCCATGGATCCCGAGGTTGCCGACGCTCGAAGTCTGTACCTGGAAACTCCGAACATGGTTCGACTGATGCGCGAAGGCATGCGTTTTACATCGGGCTATTCGCCTGCGCCGCTTTGCACGCCGACTCGACGTAGTATCCTCTGTGGAACATCAACCGCTCGCAGCGGTCCGGAGTTCAAGAGTCAATGGATCCCCAAGGATCACGCGACGATCCCAAAGTCGTTGAAGGAAAGCAACGCAAATTACCGGTGTGCTCACTTCGGAAAATGGGGCGAGAATATGGTCTCGACGCCCGAAGAGTGTGGCTACGATCGGAGCGATGGGATGACGGGCAACAAGACCGGTGGAATGCCATCCTCACTTGGCGTCGTTGGATCGCACGATGATGGCCCTCCACACTTCATCGACAACGAAGACCCAAAACGAACGAGCTCGATCACGACTCGTGCGATTGAATTTATGGACGATCAAGTCAAAGCCGATTTGCCGTTCTTCGTTCAGGTCAGTTACTATGCACAGCACTTGTCGGTTGTCACGAGTGCCAAGACGCTGGAGAAGTACGGGGCGAAGGGCGTTCCCGATCGGCGCTATCCGCCAGCATGGGCAGCCATGCTCGACGAACTGGATGCCGGGGTTGGACGATTGGTCGACACGGTGACGAAACTCGGAATCGAAAAGAACACGTACATTTTCTTTACGGCCGATAATGGCGGCCGCGGGAGTATCCCGGGTGGCGATGATGAGTTGCCGCCAACCAATCTTCCACTGACGGGTGCCAAACACAGCCTTTATGAAGGTGGCATCCGCGTGCCATTCGTTGCACGTGGTCCAAACATTCCGGCTGGGTCGGTTTGTCGCGTCCCGGTGGTGGGTTATGACTTTCTGCCGACCTTTCTTGATCTGGCTGGGGGCGATGTCTCTCGTTTGTCCGACGAGATTGATGGAGTGAGTATTCGGAAATTGCTGGTCCGTTCCAACAAATCGTCACTCGCTAGACCGAGCGGTGCGATTTTCTTTCATCGCCCGGATAAACTCTTTTCGGCGATCCGCACGAACGAGCAAAAGCTGATGCTCTTTTGGAAACGCAATGGCGAAGTCGATCGGCACGAGTTGTTTGATCTCGCTTCGAACCCGACCGAAGAAGGGAACGATGTTTCCGGCGAGCAGGCTGACCGGGCCGCCGCGCTTCAAGAAAAACTGCAGGGATATCTGCGGTCGGTGGATGCCGGCAAGCCTAAGCAGGTTGTCCAAAAGAAAAGGTCAGCACCTGGCATTACCCCGACGAATCAAATCGCTCCGGATCTAAACCGATGA
- a CDS encoding alpha-amylase family protein: MPRHLLLLIISTLFFSSFLSVGVGDAFSDEPNWWMTPHRMLQTNLREVDATMDTDLYVREVQDFGANVVLFSVGGIVANYPTALPYHWRNTYMESDLVGTVLPKLHAANIKMIGRFDFSKINEQFAAKHSDWLYVNEQGQNVNYNGQVHTCLMGGYQQDYMFKILDEAVMKYPLDGVFFNMIGFPQTDYSRVHHGVCQCENCKSSFKAFCGLDLPKHDGDAKALTKLKAWQRAQIDAQFRRVRELVKSIRPNIAICTYTEEHIDVIRKESGQPIGEGHWGNLERAQSTLMKNPTRQLANASNHFHQMIFRHSGVAPYLHTRRLWQLMMSGAWLDFYCMGPLQRLEDRAGLGPAGDVYRFHAANDQWLLDTESAADVGLVYHAGEDFAGWVQMLSESHVPFDLVSVTDSELNRYQTLVVPQSDRLHKDDARILDPYVARGGRLLLSGKVPESLTCTGSPKLIKTWPERHSMYLKIRPEDKQLIALDALKDYDLSHLRGEFHEYAPVPDSQTLLRLVHDVTYGPPEKCYIHSISDIPGMWYRKHGQGAALVLPYEIGRMYAEWGSQTHALLAVGSIDQLLKTPRRASVETSPLVEVTHRRDREGRFEWVGLLNHTGQLAASIHAPVPIPNVTVHLKTSDRVKQIRGLTDGSALQHHQEPNGQETITLPQLNEFEIVLVEYAD, translated from the coding sequence ATGCCTCGGCATCTTTTGCTGCTGATCATCAGTACCCTCTTTTTCTCCTCCTTCCTGTCTGTCGGCGTTGGCGACGCCTTCTCGGACGAGCCCAACTGGTGGATGACTCCGCATCGCATGCTTCAGACCAATCTGCGAGAAGTCGATGCGACCATGGATACCGATCTGTACGTTCGCGAGGTTCAAGATTTTGGAGCGAACGTCGTGTTGTTTAGCGTCGGCGGCATCGTTGCAAATTATCCGACCGCATTGCCGTATCATTGGCGAAACACCTACATGGAATCCGACCTCGTCGGAACGGTTCTGCCAAAGCTGCATGCCGCGAACATCAAAATGATCGGCCGATTCGATTTCAGCAAGATCAATGAACAGTTCGCTGCGAAGCATTCAGATTGGCTCTATGTCAACGAGCAGGGTCAGAACGTCAACTACAACGGCCAGGTGCACACTTGCTTGATGGGCGGCTACCAACAGGACTACATGTTCAAAATTCTTGACGAGGCCGTGATGAAATACCCGCTCGACGGCGTCTTTTTCAATATGATTGGCTTTCCGCAAACGGACTACAGCCGGGTCCATCATGGTGTCTGTCAATGCGAAAACTGCAAGAGCTCATTTAAGGCGTTCTGCGGGCTTGACCTGCCAAAGCACGATGGAGACGCCAAGGCTTTGACGAAGCTCAAGGCATGGCAGAGAGCTCAAATCGATGCCCAATTCCGCCGAGTTCGCGAGTTGGTGAAGTCGATCCGCCCGAACATCGCGATCTGTACCTATACCGAAGAGCACATCGACGTGATTCGCAAAGAATCGGGCCAGCCGATTGGCGAAGGGCATTGGGGCAACCTGGAACGTGCCCAATCGACCTTAATGAAGAATCCAACGCGTCAACTCGCAAACGCCTCGAACCATTTCCACCAGATGATCTTCCGGCACTCGGGCGTGGCGCCGTACTTGCACACGCGTCGGCTTTGGCAATTGATGATGAGCGGCGCCTGGCTCGACTTTTACTGCATGGGCCCGCTGCAACGTTTGGAAGATCGGGCGGGGCTTGGCCCGGCCGGCGATGTCTACCGGTTTCACGCGGCGAATGATCAATGGCTTCTCGATACGGAATCGGCCGCCGACGTGGGGCTTGTTTATCACGCGGGTGAGGACTTCGCAGGTTGGGTACAAATGTTGTCGGAATCGCACGTCCCCTTCGACTTGGTCTCCGTGACCGATTCGGAACTCAACCGCTATCAGACCCTTGTTGTCCCACAAAGCGATCGGCTTCACAAAGACGACGCACGGATACTCGACCCCTATGTCGCTCGTGGCGGCCGACTGTTGCTCAGCGGCAAAGTCCCAGAATCGCTAACTTGTACGGGATCGCCCAAATTGATCAAGACCTGGCCCGAACGTCACTCGATGTACCTGAAGATCCGCCCGGAAGATAAACAGTTGATCGCATTGGATGCCCTCAAAGATTACGATCTCTCGCATCTTCGCGGTGAATTTCACGAATATGCCCCTGTCCCGGACAGTCAGACGCTGTTGCGGCTTGTGCACGATGTGACGTACGGCCCGCCCGAAAAATGTTACATCCACAGCATCTCGGATATACCAGGCATGTGGTACCGAAAGCACGGACAAGGCGCGGCGCTCGTCCTGCCTTACGAAATTGGCCGCATGTACGCCGAATGGGGTAGTCAAACGCATGCACTCTTGGCTGTCGGCTCCATCGACCAGCTTTTGAAGACGCCGCGTCGTGCCAGCGTGGAGACGTCGCCGCTGGTCGAAGTGACTCACCGGCGAGATCGCGAAGGGCGATTCGAATGGGTTGGTCTCTTGAACCATACCGGGCAACTGGCCGCCTCCATCCACGCACCCGTGCCCATCCCTAACGTGACGGTTCACTTGAAGACGTCCGATCGCGTAAAGCAGATTCGCGGTTTGACCGACGGCTCTGCTCTGCAGCATCACCAAGAACCCAACGGACAAGAAACGATCACCCTTCCGCAGCTCAACGAGTTTGAGATCGTGCTAGTCGAGTACGCGGACTGA
- a CDS encoding DUF3565 domain-containing protein, translated as MMQQPIVGYHRDDDAHWVARLACGHNQHVRHDPPWMNRTWVTTAVGRGAMIGYLLDCKKCDEHAAKDDQSRKSEDFELEKRRISIRKPNTRIGLVLLVCLAVLFLIALYLGYRSFDKEAIEKTEIGRIVDGHEQNKAKLGDQIVDGDHSQVFYRSIKIEGVDPMTFRRLKGAFSVDDDHAFLGHAMLAAAARIMS; from the coding sequence ATGATGCAGCAGCCGATTGTGGGATACCATCGTGACGACGACGCCCACTGGGTTGCCAGGCTTGCGTGTGGTCACAATCAACACGTGCGCCACGATCCACCCTGGATGAATCGGACGTGGGTGACGACCGCCGTTGGTCGGGGTGCGATGATTGGCTACTTACTGGACTGCAAAAAATGTGATGAGCATGCAGCGAAAGATGACCAGTCGAGGAAGTCTGAAGATTTTGAACTCGAGAAAAGGCGGATTTCCATACGCAAACCGAATACACGGATCGGTCTTGTCTTGCTCGTTTGTTTAGCAGTTCTGTTCCTCATTGCACTCTACCTTGGCTATCGTTCCTTCGACAAGGAAGCGATTGAGAAAACGGAAATCGGAAGGATCGTCGACGGTCATGAACAGAACAAGGCGAAGCTCGGCGATCAAATCGTTGACGGCGATCACTCTCAAGTTTTTTATCGATCGATCAAGATCGAGGGCGTGGACCCCATGACGTTTCGTCGTTTGAAGGGCGCCTTTTCGGTTGACGATGACCATGCGTTCCTGGGGCATGCGATGCTCGCAGCGGCCGCCCGCATCATGTCCTGA
- a CDS encoding DUF1559 domain-containing protein: MPLQRFRVNRPAFTLVELLVVIAIIGVLVGLLLPAVQAAREAARRMSCSNNVKQVMLAMHTYHASFNQFPSGGLYHTQRPDVSWSLQARILPHLEQSGLTDLIDWSLPYGAQGEVARVRVPTYLCPSDPKDQPRPDPSPSDPNFAHYPLTYAVNMGEWFLYDPVGKTAGTGLVFPNSKTGFRDVLDGSSNTLAFAEVKAFTPYLRDGLAPSVLGVAAPQTPATVLTYAGNFKTNSGHTEWTDSRVHQTGFTTTFVPNTKVIYTFDGAPYDVDFNSSREGKTITAPTYAAVTSRSYHVGGVQVGMVDGSVQFHSESIDRTLWRSLGTRAGHEVTASNRSLAGTEYR; the protein is encoded by the coding sequence ATGCCCCTCCAGAGATTTAGAGTGAATCGTCCCGCGTTTACCCTCGTCGAATTGCTCGTCGTGATCGCCATCATCGGCGTCCTCGTCGGTTTGCTGCTGCCGGCGGTCCAAGCGGCACGCGAAGCGGCGCGGCGGATGAGTTGCTCCAACAATGTCAAACAAGTCATGCTGGCGATGCACACCTATCATGCCAGTTTCAATCAATTCCCGTCCGGTGGGCTGTACCACACGCAGCGACCCGACGTTTCTTGGTCTCTCCAAGCTCGTATTCTGCCTCATCTCGAACAATCGGGGTTGACCGATTTGATCGATTGGTCGCTGCCCTATGGGGCTCAGGGGGAAGTGGCCCGAGTCCGTGTTCCCACCTACCTCTGCCCAAGTGATCCAAAGGATCAACCACGCCCCGATCCCTCCCCCAGCGATCCAAACTTTGCTCACTATCCGTTGACCTATGCGGTCAATATGGGGGAATGGTTCCTCTACGACCCCGTCGGTAAGACAGCCGGAACGGGGCTGGTTTTTCCGAACAGTAAAACGGGATTCCGCGACGTGCTCGACGGCTCGAGCAACACACTTGCCTTCGCTGAGGTCAAAGCCTTCACTCCCTATCTGCGAGATGGACTGGCGCCCTCGGTGCTCGGGGTCGCGGCACCGCAGACCCCCGCGACCGTATTGACTTACGCTGGAAATTTCAAAACAAATTCGGGGCATACGGAATGGACCGATTCTCGCGTCCATCAAACCGGTTTCACAACGACTTTCGTACCAAACACCAAAGTCATCTACACCTTCGATGGAGCACCGTATGACGTTGACTTCAACTCCTCTCGTGAGGGCAAAACGATCACGGCGCCCACCTATGCCGCGGTCACTTCACGCAGCTATCATGTCGGGGGTGTTCAAGTGGGGATGGTGGATGGCTCGGTGCAGTTCCACAGCGAGTCAATCGACAGGACTCTTTGGCGCTCGTTAGGAACACGAGCGGGCCATGAAGTAACCGCTTCGAATCGCTCCTTGGCGGGAACCGAGTACCGATAG
- a CDS encoding cysteine hydrolase family protein, with the protein MTDDHDDELAEHLDPLRDAYHESFIDNPAHRDFLVHRSTALLCIDMQYLDAAPGHGVFRDAERSGVSLEAQRYYFDRLESMVLPNTRQLQDSFRSHHLEVIHTRIQSLTRDGRDRGKGHRRLGLLAPPGSREADFIERVAPLPERDEIIINKTASGVFSSTNLHYVLKNLGIESLFIVGVYTNECVETTVRDACDLGYLVTVVEDCCATVTPELHNASLATLRDRYARIMTLSEAIAVLNRFLPVEK; encoded by the coding sequence ATGACAGACGATCACGACGATGAATTAGCTGAACACCTTGATCCGCTCAGAGATGCGTATCACGAATCCTTCATCGACAATCCGGCTCACCGAGATTTTCTGGTTCACCGCAGCACCGCATTACTTTGCATTGACATGCAGTACCTTGACGCGGCCCCCGGTCACGGAGTCTTTCGTGATGCTGAGCGAAGTGGTGTATCGCTTGAAGCACAGCGCTACTATTTTGATCGTCTTGAATCGATGGTGCTGCCCAACACGCGACAGTTGCAGGATTCATTCCGCAGCCATCACTTGGAAGTGATCCACACACGGATCCAATCTTTAACTCGCGATGGCCGAGATCGTGGAAAAGGACATCGACGATTGGGATTGCTGGCGCCGCCTGGATCGCGCGAAGCGGATTTTATTGAAAGGGTCGCTCCGCTTCCGGAACGTGATGAGATCATCATCAACAAGACGGCCAGTGGTGTTTTCTCATCAACCAATTTGCATTACGTGTTGAAGAACCTTGGTATTGAATCGCTATTCATTGTGGGCGTGTACACGAACGAGTGTGTCGAAACCACGGTCCGGGATGCTTGTGACCTCGGGTACCTCGTCACCGTTGTCGAGGATTGCTGTGCGACGGTGACGCCGGAACTTCACAACGCATCTCTGGCAACGCTTCGGGATCGGTACGCACGAATTATGACGCTGAGCGAAGCGATCGCAGTACTGAACCGGTTCTTACCGGTCGAAAAATAG